From a single Apium graveolens cultivar Ventura chromosome 2, ASM990537v1, whole genome shotgun sequence genomic region:
- the LOC141708320 gene encoding uncharacterized protein LOC141708320 isoform X2, whose product MLFIHPVLSNSPSSSISSTLPFWSSVTFRGSLRRKSNFVVQLNFFTPSAFLNKSSSSALPPVENSVSFSDQPDVVHNSLRLLQWDKVSHSVASFAGTSLGKQATEAQLRSLNKSYEESLKLLQETTAAVKMHNNGCSMDFTAIQVHLVKSAMQHARRGLHVGGNEALAIVVLLQFAETLQLNVKAAIKDDADWLQHFMPISEMILGMFTSGSLIKFIQQLIDEDGAVKDSSSSTLKRYREQVRSLERKLYQLMEALIRTETIEKSSLEVRSVDGRWCIKSETDLHRNFEGLLLSSGSGAESIMEPLSAVPLNDELQQAKESVLKAEAEVLLRITEKIQVDLDDIENLFKEIIQLDVINARATYSLSFRGTCPDLFYPNDKSVKDLSGDGIAQASHPTQMKWNLYLPKAFHPLLLQKHRQNLQKATKEVNNAKAVKMVEQNAPVPVDVFVSRTTRVVVITGPNTGGKTICLKTVGLAAIMAKSGLYVLSSEPVKIPWFDFVFADIGDEQSLSQSLSTFSGHLKQTSEILSHSTNRSLVLLDEVGAGTNPLEGAALGMSLLESFASSGSLLTIATTHHGELKTLKYSNDAFENACMEFDDVNLKPTYKILWGVPGRSNAINIAERLGLPDLILDDARGRYGPASVEINEAIVDMEKFKQNFHEQVHESQQYLMLARDLHEKLLVTRQKVIEHGINERRRQMQEISQAAAVARSTLHKKLRQYRATPAQSSKITTADVNQNTKLSFNSEGVKAEIGTSTATAVSFDNGKQALLGKRQELPKVGDMVHVPSLKKKARVLKVESSKGELVVQSGMMKLKLKLDNIEI is encoded by the exons ATGCTTTTTATTCATCCGGTGTTATCCAATTCTCCTTCATCTTCAATATCCTCAACTTTACCATTCTGGAGTAGCGTTACGTTCCGTGGAAGTTTAAGAAGAAAATCAAATTTCGTTGTTCAGTTAAATTTCTTTACTCCTTCGGCCTTTCTGAATAAATCTTCTTCATCTGCCTTACCGCCAGTTGAAAATTCTGTCAGTTTTTCCGATCAACCGGACGTGGTACATAACAGTCTCCGGCTTTTGCAATGGGACAAAGTGTCCCACTCCGTGGCATCCTTTGCCGGTACCTCTTTAGGCAAACAAGCTACTGAG GCACAGTTGCGGTCGTTAAATAAGTCATACGAGGAGAGTTTGAAACTCTTACAAGAAACTACTGCAGCTGTCAAAATGCACAATAATGGTTGCTCCATGGATTTTACTGCCATCCAAGTCCATTTG GTTAAATCTGCTATGCAACACGCAAGAAGGGGTTTACATGTTGGTGGAAATGAAGCATTAGCCATTGTAGTTCTACTTCAGTTCGCAGAAACTTTGCAGTTGAATGTGAAAGCTGCCATCAAGGATGATGCAGATTGGTTACAACATTTCATGCCTATTTCGGAAATG ATATTAGGCATGTTTACAAGCGGATCCTTGATAAAGTTCATTCAGCAGCTTATAGATGAAGATGGTGCAGTAAAAGATTCATCT AGTTCGACCTTGAAGCGCTATCGTGAACAAGTGCGGTCGCTTGAAAGAAAG TTATACCAGCTTATGGAGGCTTTAATTAGGACTGAAACGATTGAAAAATCCTCCCTG GAAGTAAGGAGTGTTGACGGGAGGTGGTGTATAAAATCAGAAACTGACCTGCACAGAAATTTCGAGGGTCTGTTGCTTTCAAG TGGTTCAGGTGCAGAAAGCATCATGGAGCCTCTCTCTGCTGTGCCATTAAATGATGAATTGCAACAAGCAAAAGAGTCTGTATTGAAGGCTGAGGCAGAAGTGCTGCTAAGGATAACCGAGAAG ATTCAAGTGGATCTTGATGATATTGAAAATCTATTCAAGGAAATCATTCAACTAGATGTG ATAAATGCTCGGGCAACTTATAGTCTTTCATTCAGAGGCACATGTCCGGATCTATTTTATCCCAATGACAAAAGTGTGAAAGACTTATCAGGAGATGGAATTGCACAAGCATCACACCCCACTCAAATGAAATGGAATTTGTATCTTCCAAAAGCTTTTCATCCTTTACTTCTTCAAAAGCATCGGCAGAATTTGCAAAAAGCCACAAAAGAGGTCAATAATGCTAAAGCT GTAAAAATGGTGGAACAAAATGCACCAGTCCCTGTTGATGTATTTGTTTCCAGAACAACTAGAGTCGTGGTAATTACTGGTCCCAATACTGGGGGTAAAACCATTTGCTTAAAAACAGTTGGGTTGGCTGCAATTATGGCAAAATCAG GACTTTACGTATTATCATCCGAGCCAGTAAAGATCCCTTGGTTTGATTTTGTATTTGCGGATATTGGTGATGAACAGTCCTTATCCCAATCTTTGTCTACTTTTTCTGGACATTTGAAGCAAACTAGT GAGATACTATCGCATTCAACAAACAGGTCATTAGTGCTTTTGGATGAA GTTGGTGCAGGAACGAACCCCTTGGAAGGAGCTGCCTTGGGAATGTCACTGCTTGAATCATTTGCTTCATCTGGTTCTTTATTGACCATAGCTACAACACATCATGGGGAACTTAAAACCCTTAAATACAG CAATGATGCTTTTGAGAATGCATGCATGGAATTTGATGATGTGAATCTGAAGCCGACCTATAAGATTCTTTGGGGAGTACCAG GACGTTCAAATGCAATAAATATAGCTGAAAGGCTAGGACTCCCTGACTTAATTTTAGATGATGCTCGAGGACGCTATGGGCCTGCTAGTGTCGAGATCAATGAG GCAATAGTAGATATGGAGAAATTTAAGCAGAACTTTCATGAGCAGGTTCATGAATCGCAACAATACCTGAT GCTCGCTAGAGATCTGCATGAAAAACTTTTAGTGACAAGACAGAAAGTCATAGAACATGGCATCAACGAAAGACGAAGACAGATGCAAGAAATTTCCCAGGCAGCAGCAGTAGCACGTTCTACTCTTCACAAGAAGCTGAGACAATATCGGGCAACTCCAGCCCAATCGTCCAAGATTACCACCGCAGATGTTAACCAGAATACTAAATTATCATTTAACAGTGAAGGTGTAAAAGCAGAGATTGGAACTTCTACAGCTACTGCTGTTTCATTTGATAACGGAAAGCAAGCACTGTTAG GAAAGAGACAAGAGCTCCCGAAGGTGGGTGACATGGTGCATGTTCCTTCTCTTAAAAAGAAAGCAAGAGTTCTAAAAGTAGAGTCATCTAAAGGAGAACTTGTAGTTCAATCTGGTATGATGAAGCTGAAGTTGAAACTGGATAATATAGAGATATAG
- the LOC141708321 gene encoding uncharacterized protein LOC141708321 — MGNSSGDDSPDWLRSFQTPTKSGFTLPSSSELSLSDSDQDNGKEIDLDEADDDDDDLPLQERYASAEKKPPVRSTLDKKRKRENKSPTTGKKGVRRTSKQKTSKKSTKTDEPGNSVWMLLSDSESCPEASPVREHNDIHLKELSGQETSQYSDKKEGNVTILEETLKESSKQKSPIKKKTEDQLSTKKKLDDDDHVKGENYDDMDVPEEVISAKPAGPYASSSILPLVLPEKVQRSKALVECEDESIDLSGDVGAVGRVVITDNQDMLLDLKGTIYKTTIVPSRTFCVVSFGQSEAKIEAIMNDFIQLTPQSNVYEAETMVEGTLEGFSFGSEDEAEDLPKATTNQNEGTNGPQNAKGNGNAERKTALVSKKGKSVVGKPPKKPKKKVQATKKTKGKK, encoded by the exons ATGGGAAATAGCTCCGGTGATGATTCTCCAGATTGGCTTCGTTCCTTCCAG ACACCGACTAAATCAGGCTTCACCTTGCCGTCCTCTTCTGAGTTGTCTTTGAGTGATAGCGATCAGGACAACGGCAAAGAAATTGATTTAGATGAAGCTGATGATGACGATGACGATTTACCCTTACAGGAAAGGTATGCGAGTGCGGAAAAAAAGCCACCAGTCAGGTCCACTCTTGATAAGAAGAGGAAACGGGAAAATAAGAGTCCTACAACTG GGAAAAAAGGCGTTAGAAGAACTTCTAAGCAAAAAACATCTAAGAAGTCGACCAAAACTGAT GAACCTGGTAATTCAGTTTGGATGTTGTTATCAGATTCTGAATCTTGCCCTGAAGCCAGTCCTGTAAGGGAACATAatgacatccatctgaaagaatTGTCAGGACAGGAAACTTCTCAGTATTCGGATAAAAAGGAGGGGAATGTCACAATCCTTGAAGAAACACTTAAAGAATCCTCCAAGCAGAAGTCTCCAATAAAGAAGAAAACAGAGGATCAGTTATCCACCAAGAAGAAACTAGATGATGATGACCATGTGAAAGGAG AGAATTATGATGACATGGATGTTCCCGAAGAAGTAATCTCTGCTAAGCCTGCTGGACCTTAT GCCTCATCTTCAATTTTACCCCTGGTACTCCCTGAGAAAGTCCAGCGCTCAAAG GCACTTGTAGAGTGTGAAGATGAATCCATTGATTTAAGTGGTGATGTAGGTGCTGTTGGTCGTGTGGTTATAACAGATAATCAGGACATGCTACTGGATTTGAAAG GAACCATATATAAGACCACCATAGTTCCTTCACGAACATTTTGTGTT GTTAGCTTTGGTCAGTCAGAGgctaag ATAGAGGCAATCATGAATGATTTTATTCAGCTGACACCACAGTCCAATGTTTACGAGGCTGAAACGATGGTTGAAG GTACATTGGAAGGTTTTTCATTTGGTTCAGAAGATGAGGCTGAAGATTTGCCCAAAGCCACTACCAATCAAAATGAAGGTACCAACGGACCGCAGAACGCAAAAGGCAACGGCAATGCTGAGAGAAAAACA GCACTAGTAAGCAAAAAGGGTAAATCTGTGGTAGGAAAGCCTCCGaaaaaaccaaagaagaaagTACAAGCCACGAAGAAAACCAAGGGGAAGAAATGA
- the LOC141708320 gene encoding uncharacterized protein LOC141708320 isoform X1: MLFIHPVLSNSPSSSISSTLPFWSSVTFRGSLRRKSNFVVQLNFFTPSAFLNKSSSSALPPVENSVSFSDQPDVVHNSLRLLQWDKVSHSVASFAGTSLGKQATEAQLRSLNKSYEESLKLLQETTAAVKMHNNGCSMDFTAIQVHLVKSAMQHARRGLHVGGNEALAIVVLLQFAETLQLNVKAAIKDDADWLQHFMPISEMILGMFTSGSLIKFIQQLIDEDGAVKDSSSSTLKRYREQVRSLERKLYQLMEALIRTETIEKSSLEVRSVDGRWCIKSETDLHRNFEGLLLSSGSGAESIMEPLSAVPLNDELQQAKESVLKAEAEVLLRITEKIQVDLDDIENLFKEIIQLDVINARATYSLSFRGTCPDLFYPNDKSVKDLSGDGIAQASHPTQMKWNLYLPKAFHPLLLQKHRQNLQKATKEVNNAKAEIRRRKQQAGNVYQKEADTSLSSLQSHVKMVEQNAPVPVDVFVSRTTRVVVITGPNTGGKTICLKTVGLAAIMAKSGLYVLSSEPVKIPWFDFVFADIGDEQSLSQSLSTFSGHLKQTSEILSHSTNRSLVLLDEVGAGTNPLEGAALGMSLLESFASSGSLLTIATTHHGELKTLKYSNDAFENACMEFDDVNLKPTYKILWGVPGRSNAINIAERLGLPDLILDDARGRYGPASVEINEAIVDMEKFKQNFHEQVHESQQYLMLARDLHEKLLVTRQKVIEHGINERRRQMQEISQAAAVARSTLHKKLRQYRATPAQSSKITTADVNQNTKLSFNSEGVKAEIGTSTATAVSFDNGKQALLGKRQELPKVGDMVHVPSLKKKARVLKVESSKGELVVQSGMMKLKLKLDNIEI, encoded by the exons ATGCTTTTTATTCATCCGGTGTTATCCAATTCTCCTTCATCTTCAATATCCTCAACTTTACCATTCTGGAGTAGCGTTACGTTCCGTGGAAGTTTAAGAAGAAAATCAAATTTCGTTGTTCAGTTAAATTTCTTTACTCCTTCGGCCTTTCTGAATAAATCTTCTTCATCTGCCTTACCGCCAGTTGAAAATTCTGTCAGTTTTTCCGATCAACCGGACGTGGTACATAACAGTCTCCGGCTTTTGCAATGGGACAAAGTGTCCCACTCCGTGGCATCCTTTGCCGGTACCTCTTTAGGCAAACAAGCTACTGAG GCACAGTTGCGGTCGTTAAATAAGTCATACGAGGAGAGTTTGAAACTCTTACAAGAAACTACTGCAGCTGTCAAAATGCACAATAATGGTTGCTCCATGGATTTTACTGCCATCCAAGTCCATTTG GTTAAATCTGCTATGCAACACGCAAGAAGGGGTTTACATGTTGGTGGAAATGAAGCATTAGCCATTGTAGTTCTACTTCAGTTCGCAGAAACTTTGCAGTTGAATGTGAAAGCTGCCATCAAGGATGATGCAGATTGGTTACAACATTTCATGCCTATTTCGGAAATG ATATTAGGCATGTTTACAAGCGGATCCTTGATAAAGTTCATTCAGCAGCTTATAGATGAAGATGGTGCAGTAAAAGATTCATCT AGTTCGACCTTGAAGCGCTATCGTGAACAAGTGCGGTCGCTTGAAAGAAAG TTATACCAGCTTATGGAGGCTTTAATTAGGACTGAAACGATTGAAAAATCCTCCCTG GAAGTAAGGAGTGTTGACGGGAGGTGGTGTATAAAATCAGAAACTGACCTGCACAGAAATTTCGAGGGTCTGTTGCTTTCAAG TGGTTCAGGTGCAGAAAGCATCATGGAGCCTCTCTCTGCTGTGCCATTAAATGATGAATTGCAACAAGCAAAAGAGTCTGTATTGAAGGCTGAGGCAGAAGTGCTGCTAAGGATAACCGAGAAG ATTCAAGTGGATCTTGATGATATTGAAAATCTATTCAAGGAAATCATTCAACTAGATGTG ATAAATGCTCGGGCAACTTATAGTCTTTCATTCAGAGGCACATGTCCGGATCTATTTTATCCCAATGACAAAAGTGTGAAAGACTTATCAGGAGATGGAATTGCACAAGCATCACACCCCACTCAAATGAAATGGAATTTGTATCTTCCAAAAGCTTTTCATCCTTTACTTCTTCAAAAGCATCGGCAGAATTTGCAAAAAGCCACAAAAGAGGTCAATAATGCTAAAGCT GAAATTAGGAGGAGGAAACAGCAAGCAGGAAATGTTTACCAAAAAGAAGCAGATACAAGTCTTTCGTCCTTGCAGTCACAT GTAAAAATGGTGGAACAAAATGCACCAGTCCCTGTTGATGTATTTGTTTCCAGAACAACTAGAGTCGTGGTAATTACTGGTCCCAATACTGGGGGTAAAACCATTTGCTTAAAAACAGTTGGGTTGGCTGCAATTATGGCAAAATCAG GACTTTACGTATTATCATCCGAGCCAGTAAAGATCCCTTGGTTTGATTTTGTATTTGCGGATATTGGTGATGAACAGTCCTTATCCCAATCTTTGTCTACTTTTTCTGGACATTTGAAGCAAACTAGT GAGATACTATCGCATTCAACAAACAGGTCATTAGTGCTTTTGGATGAA GTTGGTGCAGGAACGAACCCCTTGGAAGGAGCTGCCTTGGGAATGTCACTGCTTGAATCATTTGCTTCATCTGGTTCTTTATTGACCATAGCTACAACACATCATGGGGAACTTAAAACCCTTAAATACAG CAATGATGCTTTTGAGAATGCATGCATGGAATTTGATGATGTGAATCTGAAGCCGACCTATAAGATTCTTTGGGGAGTACCAG GACGTTCAAATGCAATAAATATAGCTGAAAGGCTAGGACTCCCTGACTTAATTTTAGATGATGCTCGAGGACGCTATGGGCCTGCTAGTGTCGAGATCAATGAG GCAATAGTAGATATGGAGAAATTTAAGCAGAACTTTCATGAGCAGGTTCATGAATCGCAACAATACCTGAT GCTCGCTAGAGATCTGCATGAAAAACTTTTAGTGACAAGACAGAAAGTCATAGAACATGGCATCAACGAAAGACGAAGACAGATGCAAGAAATTTCCCAGGCAGCAGCAGTAGCACGTTCTACTCTTCACAAGAAGCTGAGACAATATCGGGCAACTCCAGCCCAATCGTCCAAGATTACCACCGCAGATGTTAACCAGAATACTAAATTATCATTTAACAGTGAAGGTGTAAAAGCAGAGATTGGAACTTCTACAGCTACTGCTGTTTCATTTGATAACGGAAAGCAAGCACTGTTAG GAAAGAGACAAGAGCTCCCGAAGGTGGGTGACATGGTGCATGTTCCTTCTCTTAAAAAGAAAGCAAGAGTTCTAAAAGTAGAGTCATCTAAAGGAGAACTTGTAGTTCAATCTGGTATGATGAAGCTGAAGTTGAAACTGGATAATATAGAGATATAG